The Sulfurospirillum halorespirans DSM 13726 genome has a window encoding:
- a CDS encoding Mrp/NBP35 family ATP-binding protein, with protein MNKIKRPYGSTQTPNNRAPYAKKVIAISSGKGGVGKSTLAANLAVGLAQSGLHVGVLDADIYGPSIPRLLGVETEKLRWNDDNQMIPSENFGIKVMSVGLTTPKSDTPLVWRSSVAVSALMQFLEDVAWGELDVLVIDMPPGTGDVQLTMAQELPLSGMILVTTPQMIATDDVSRAIVMFQDIHVPILGLVENMSYFIAPDTGKRYDIFGSGGAVKLCNTYQIPLLGQIPLKSDILNLSDQGKIPMALGEAATKEIYGSIVKKVREAI; from the coding sequence ATGAATAAGATCAAACGCCCCTATGGCTCTACCCAAACGCCCAATAACCGAGCGCCGTATGCCAAAAAAGTGATCGCCATAAGCAGTGGCAAAGGGGGTGTGGGCAAAAGCACCCTTGCCGCCAATCTCGCCGTTGGGCTCGCGCAAAGTGGTTTACATGTAGGAGTGTTGGATGCCGATATTTATGGGCCTAGCATTCCACGGCTTTTAGGCGTTGAAACTGAAAAACTACGATGGAATGATGACAATCAAATGATTCCCAGTGAAAATTTTGGCATTAAAGTGATGAGTGTGGGTCTTACAACGCCCAAAAGCGATACCCCACTCGTGTGGCGAAGCTCCGTGGCAGTAAGCGCTTTAATGCAGTTTTTAGAAGATGTCGCATGGGGAGAGTTGGATGTTTTGGTGATCGATATGCCTCCAGGAACGGGCGATGTGCAACTTACCATGGCACAAGAACTTCCACTCAGCGGCATGATACTTGTCACAACGCCTCAAATGATCGCAACCGATGATGTCAGCCGCGCCATCGTGATGTTTCAAGACATTCATGTTCCTATTCTCGGACTTGTGGAAAATATGAGCTATTTCATCGCCCCAGATACGGGGAAACGTTACGATATTTTTGGAAGTGGTGGAGCAGTTAAACTGTGCAATACCTATCAAATCCCTCTTTTAGGACAAATCCCGCTTAAAAGCGATATTTTAAACCTAAGCGACCAAGGTAAAATTCCCATGGCTTTGGGTGAAGCAGCAACAAAAGAGATCTATGGAAGTATTGTAAAAAAAGTGAGAGAGGCCATTTGA
- a CDS encoding Bax inhibitor-1/YccA family protein — translation MGLYDRNYIQQGTHESTHEHTRLNESSLGLFIKQTYQLFAASLLAASAGAYVGIGMASAIASWYWGLVILEFVFLFGLFAAKKKAGLNMVLLFGFTFLTGLTLTPLLSSILGMKGGASIVANAFILTTVAFGGLSVFAMNTKRDFSAMGKMLFITLIVVVVAGVINIFFHSPILQLAIASVSSILFSAFILYDTQNIIRGAYETPIEGAIALYLDFLNLFISLLQILGIFGSRDE, via the coding sequence ATGGGACTGTATGACAGAAATTACATACAACAAGGTACGCATGAGAGTACCCATGAGCATACGAGGCTTAATGAAAGTTCATTAGGACTTTTTATCAAACAAACCTATCAGCTCTTTGCGGCTTCATTACTTGCGGCAAGTGCAGGTGCTTATGTCGGAATTGGAATGGCAAGTGCTATTGCTTCTTGGTATTGGGGTCTTGTTATTTTAGAGTTTGTCTTCTTGTTTGGACTTTTTGCGGCTAAAAAGAAAGCTGGCCTGAATATGGTACTTCTTTTTGGTTTCACGTTTTTAACAGGTTTAACACTCACACCGCTTCTTTCGAGCATTCTTGGAATGAAAGGCGGTGCAAGTATTGTGGCAAATGCCTTCATTTTAACAACGGTTGCGTTTGGTGGGCTTTCTGTGTTTGCAATGAATACTAAAAGAGATTTTTCAGCAATGGGTAAAATGTTGTTCATCACATTGATTGTGGTTGTGGTTGCAGGCGTCATTAATATCTTTTTCCATAGCCCAATCTTACAATTAGCCATTGCGAGCGTTAGCTCTATTTTGTTTAGTGCATTTATTCTTTACGATACACAAAACATTATCAGAGGCGCTTATGAAACGCCGATTGAAGGTGCTATTGCTCTGTATTTAGACTTTTTAAATCTCTTTATCTCATTGCTTCAAATTCTTGGAATTTTTGGCTCACGCGACGAATAA
- a CDS encoding sulfurtransferase yields the protein MGWLRGILLGSLIVSTLSATSSDILISAEDAMKLIGQEKVVFVTGDDEDIYATGHIKGSVEMYAHHLHHSNITGQMECAPLFMCKEEAEHYIGSKGIENDTLVIAYDDFKGPNATGVYAYFKSYGHEKVKILNGGRAAMMAADPEQKIYDALKAQIKAAKEDKALAETLMAQLKEQEKKLIVQKGVEVKGTPKQYSIDLSKVNYTYIAGKEELLKAVEDLVQKGQKSSYAIIDARGFEEIMGERKMDNVARGGHIPGATFIEWKNVTDMDKKLSFKELEKMQALFAQNGITKDKTIYAYCHVGAGRSSHIITALELLGYPNVKVYTGSWDEWANDMNLPIRR from the coding sequence ATGGGATGGTTACGAGGTATTCTCTTGGGTTCATTGATCGTATCTACACTGTCTGCTACATCAAGTGACATCTTGATTTCAGCGGAGGATGCGATGAAGTTGATCGGGCAAGAGAAAGTGGTGTTTGTCACGGGCGATGACGAAGACATTTATGCTACGGGGCACATCAAAGGTTCCGTCGAGATGTATGCGCATCATTTGCATCATTCAAACATTACGGGCCAAATGGAGTGCGCACCGCTTTTTATGTGCAAGGAGGAGGCGGAGCATTACATTGGAAGCAAAGGGATCGAGAACGACACATTGGTGATTGCCTATGATGACTTTAAAGGGCCTAATGCTACGGGTGTGTATGCGTACTTTAAAAGCTACGGGCATGAGAAGGTGAAAATCCTCAATGGTGGACGTGCTGCGATGATGGCGGCTGATCCTGAGCAGAAAATCTATGACGCGCTTAAAGCGCAGATCAAAGCGGCAAAAGAGGATAAAGCTTTGGCTGAAACGCTAATGGCACAGCTTAAAGAGCAAGAAAAAAAGCTCATTGTGCAAAAAGGTGTTGAAGTTAAAGGGACGCCAAAACAGTACAGCATTGATCTTTCAAAAGTCAATTACACCTACATTGCAGGTAAAGAGGAGCTGCTTAAAGCTGTAGAAGATTTGGTGCAAAAGGGGCAGAAATCTTCGTATGCGATCATTGATGCACGAGGTTTTGAAGAGATAATGGGTGAGCGAAAAATGGACAATGTCGCTCGTGGTGGCCATATACCAGGTGCTACGTTTATTGAGTGGAAAAATGTCACCGATATGGATAAAAAACTCTCCTTCAAAGAGTTAGAAAAAATGCAAGCACTTTTTGCTCAAAATGGCATCACCAAAGACAAAACAATCTACGCTTACTGTCATGTGGGTGCAGGAAGAAGCTCACACATCATTACGGCGCTTGAACTTTTAGGCTATCCTAATGTGAAAGTGTATACGGGCAGTTGGGATGAATGGGCGAATGATATGAACCTACCGATACGAAGATAG
- a CDS encoding DUF3373 family protein — protein sequence MKKLIAPLLIGAALSSAFGADDSLKQEIEALKVQMAELKNAQSKINIDALKSQISEIKAHDSGDNIKWTVDLRTAYDVVDYKMNGVQNQDNGIWTNKLILGMASQPADNLIFRGSLGAYKAFGQSNMATNGTMFQSFDWYGTQKPSDSTVKLREAYFIYTGDMGDMPYAASFGRRPSVDGFLANLRNDNESPASPISHNINMEFDGASFKFDMDKMTGISGMYLKLCLGRGFSETTGSYSMGATGFSPSYSEDNQTPDMDLAGLIWQIYDNGQYKVMANYFQAWNMMDINMVSMTDYHFSDVGDLTGGSLALQVNGIGDGISDFLDDSIFFLSYAYSKTDPNDNVIGSSAGPATGMLGSSDSETGSSIYTGVQVPGIMKGQRLGVEYNHGSKYWRSFTYGEDTLVGSKLAARGDAYELYYILPIVGKNLTAQLSYIYIDYDYTGSDTFFGWTGTPQDVDTTAGAVKTAQNIRASLRYRY from the coding sequence ATGAAAAAACTCATCGCACCGCTACTCATCGGAGCAGCACTCTCTTCAGCGTTTGGCGCTGATGATTCACTTAAGCAGGAGATTGAAGCACTTAAAGTGCAAATGGCCGAGCTCAAAAATGCTCAATCAAAAATCAATATTGATGCCTTAAAGTCTCAAATATCTGAGATTAAGGCGCATGATTCTGGGGATAACATCAAGTGGACTGTTGATTTAAGAACAGCGTATGATGTTGTTGATTACAAGATGAATGGCGTGCAAAATCAAGATAATGGCATTTGGACGAATAAGTTAATTTTAGGTATGGCATCACAACCTGCAGATAATTTAATCTTTAGAGGATCTTTGGGTGCCTATAAAGCATTTGGTCAAAGTAATATGGCGACAAATGGAACAATGTTCCAAAGTTTTGATTGGTATGGAACGCAGAAGCCAAGCGATAGTACCGTCAAATTACGAGAGGCGTATTTTATCTATACAGGCGATATGGGTGATATGCCTTACGCAGCTTCTTTTGGTCGACGTCCATCGGTTGATGGATTTTTGGCAAATCTAAGAAATGATAATGAAAGCCCAGCTTCTCCAATTAGCCATAATATCAATATGGAGTTTGATGGTGCAAGCTTTAAATTTGATATGGATAAAATGACCGGTATCTCAGGAATGTACTTAAAACTTTGCTTAGGTAGAGGTTTTTCTGAAACAACAGGTTCTTATTCTATGGGGGCAACTGGCTTTAGCCCAAGTTATAGTGAAGATAATCAGACCCCAGATATGGATCTTGCGGGATTGATCTGGCAAATTTATGATAACGGACAATATAAAGTCATGGCAAATTACTTCCAAGCTTGGAATATGATGGATATTAATATGGTCTCAATGACAGATTATCATTTTTCAGATGTTGGCGATTTAACCGGGGGTTCATTAGCGCTTCAAGTTAATGGTATCGGTGATGGTATTAGTGACTTCTTGGATGATAGTATTTTCTTTCTCTCTTATGCTTATAGCAAAACAGATCCAAATGACAATGTAATAGGCTCATCGGCAGGTCCAGCTACTGGTATGTTAGGAAGTAGCGATAGCGAAACAGGTTCATCCATTTACACAGGTGTACAAGTTCCAGGTATTATGAAAGGTCAAAGACTTGGCGTTGAGTATAACCATGGTAGCAAATACTGGAGAAGCTTCACTTACGGCGAAGATACTTTAGTTGGTTCCAAACTTGCAGCACGTGGTGATGCGTATGAGCTTTACTATATCTTACCAATCGTTGGTAAAAACTTAACAGCACAGTTGAGTTATATCTACATTGATTATGACTACACAGGTAGCGATACATTCTTTGGATGGACGGGTACGCCTCAAGATGTTGATACAACAGCAGGTGCAGTTAAAACAGCACAAAATATTCGTGCTTCTTTACGATACAGATACTAA
- a CDS encoding rhodanese-like domain-containing protein, translating into MRLRVIASSLIVAGLLLGGCTNQPETTGATLGNGPRSGAKALLIDARPNPKYLGGTIPSSLNIPDTQIDKYIGQLDKVAKDKEIIVFCGGWDCEKSPIVAGHLKSKGFTNVKLYQAGEPEWASKNYLEVGTPVVESAFKKNSALLIDARPYAKTMAESIPGALYMNDEEMPALMGRFPTDKKTPIITFCAGYECHKSHVVANKLLELGYTKVSVYAGGLPAWKEAKLQTTAGAKKVEVATAPKKDTFVEGIKLGEDEGTVDGEWYKALIISDKIPANVAVIDVRSAAEYANGHIKGAINIEAGKLKATELAAKLPKGKMVIINCATGGRAMEAFLKLKDAKVDVSKIFLKLKDAKVDVSKIFYFDANIKCDTSSKCEIKVNEPLG; encoded by the coding sequence ATGAGACTAAGAGTAATAGCGAGTAGCCTGATCGTAGCAGGATTGCTACTAGGAGGATGTACGAATCAACCCGAGACAACAGGCGCAACACTTGGCAATGGACCCAGAAGTGGCGCTAAAGCCCTCTTGATTGATGCAAGACCTAACCCAAAATACTTAGGAGGAACGATTCCTTCCAGTTTGAATATTCCTGATACCCAAATTGATAAATACATAGGACAACTGGATAAAGTCGCAAAAGATAAAGAGATTATCGTCTTCTGTGGTGGATGGGATTGTGAAAAAAGTCCAATCGTTGCAGGTCACCTAAAAAGTAAAGGCTTTACCAACGTAAAACTTTACCAAGCAGGTGAACCAGAATGGGCCAGTAAAAATTACCTTGAAGTAGGAACACCCGTCGTTGAGAGTGCCTTTAAGAAAAATAGTGCCCTCTTGATTGATGCAAGACCTTACGCTAAAACAATGGCAGAGAGTATCCCAGGAGCTCTTTACATGAATGATGAAGAGATGCCAGCCCTAATGGGACGTTTTCCTACCGATAAAAAAACACCGATCATTACCTTCTGTGCAGGCTATGAATGCCATAAATCCCATGTGGTTGCGAATAAACTCCTAGAGCTTGGATACACAAAAGTGAGTGTCTACGCAGGTGGACTCCCCGCATGGAAAGAAGCAAAACTGCAAACTACCGCAGGCGCTAAAAAAGTAGAAGTCGCTACAGCTCCTAAAAAAGATACCTTCGTAGAAGGAATTAAACTAGGAGAAGATGAAGGAACGGTAGACGGTGAATGGTATAAAGCACTGATCATCAGTGATAAGATACCCGCAAATGTGGCTGTTATCGATGTACGAAGTGCAGCAGAATATGCTAATGGACATATAAAAGGGGCTATCAATATTGAAGCAGGGAAACTAAAAGCAACAGAATTGGCAGCAAAATTACCCAAAGGTAAAATGGTGATTATCAATTGTGCGACAGGAGGAAGAGCTATGGAAGCCTTCTTGAAACTCAAAGATGCCAAAGTTGATGTGAGTAAGATCTTCTTGAAACTCAAAGATGCCAAAGTTGATGTGAGTAAGATCTTCTACTTTGATGCGAATATCAAATGTGATACGAGCAGTAAATGTGAGATTAAGGTCAATGAACCTTTAGGTTAA
- a CDS encoding 4Fe-4S dicluster domain-containing protein, translating to MNYAMALDYQNCINCKACEVACKEENGVQLGADKQRIWIGVVEGTIFGKPFANLYPSQCNHCIDAPCVSVCPTNASHFAQGGIVKVDAHKCILCKGCMEACPYDARFVDDTMVAVDKCTFCDHRSLVEGGTTACQATCPTKVRTFGDLDDENSDIVKLLKTKRFFFQKEYTGTLPKLFYILPDDETYAKQSVSHNTIIHTWEDIKPMYDQARNRRSTEWRK from the coding sequence ATGAATTATGCAATGGCATTAGATTATCAAAATTGTATCAACTGCAAAGCGTGTGAGGTTGCATGTAAAGAGGAAAACGGTGTTCAATTGGGTGCCGATAAGCAACGTATTTGGATCGGTGTGGTGGAAGGAACCATTTTTGGCAAACCCTTCGCCAATCTCTATCCATCGCAGTGTAACCACTGTATTGATGCTCCTTGTGTGAGTGTGTGTCCGACCAACGCAAGCCATTTTGCACAGGGAGGCATTGTCAAAGTGGATGCGCACAAGTGTATTTTATGCAAAGGGTGTATGGAAGCGTGTCCGTATGATGCACGGTTTGTGGATGACACGATGGTTGCTGTGGATAAATGTACATTTTGCGATCACCGCTCATTAGTGGAAGGCGGTACGACCGCGTGTCAAGCGACATGTCCAACCAAAGTAAGAACGTTTGGCGATTTGGACGATGAGAATAGCGACATTGTGAAACTTTTAAAAACAAAACGTTTTTTCTTTCAAAAAGAGTACACAGGAACGCTTCCAAAACTCTTTTATATTTTGCCAGATGATGAGACGTATGCCAAACAAAGTGTTTCGCATAATACGATTATTCACACATGGGAAGATATTAAACCCATGTATGACCAAGCTCGCAATCGAAGGAGTACAGAATGGAGAAAATAA
- the nrfD gene encoding NrfD/PsrC family molybdoenzyme membrane anchor subunit, whose protein sequence is MEKIRFAGLDINKISIVQLLLNKTMLLGYVLLVFACIGIYEIFDVRYFSAAANAHASGLNPTDPALKEAMRLAVFGDVGEVNRNIPWTLFIVNYMYMIYTGSGVIFLVALAELMNFNLIAKAAAGFMVIGISMVFAGLFTIATDLNMLNMVWMVLTPNLNAGMWLMLPLYCTYIPFVLFEIYLVLTHKREWAKRLALPILVLSIGVDLIEYYIQAKLFSMNTARHLWTEFPFLTFYFIISAFVSSLGIMGIISFFAHRSKAEYKALMDLIRRAMLFFVSLLGIYEIFGYMTVDKDWAFLILFGPFRYLYFTGYIFLTLALPFLCIVKARQPIFTLVASISVVVGGFVGRYLFVYGGNANPMSNRFGLGYEKYDFYALSKSFNYVAPHLGEIFIVVGSVGVVMVIYKLFDTLFSVNELREHH, encoded by the coding sequence ATGGAGAAAATAAGGTTTGCAGGTCTTGATATTAACAAGATCAGTATCGTTCAACTGTTGCTCAATAAAACGATGCTTTTAGGCTATGTCCTTCTAGTCTTTGCATGTATTGGCATTTATGAAATTTTTGATGTACGCTATTTTAGTGCAGCCGCTAATGCGCATGCTTCAGGGCTCAATCCAACCGATCCTGCCCTTAAAGAGGCGATGCGTTTAGCCGTTTTTGGAGATGTTGGCGAGGTCAATCGCAATATCCCTTGGACGCTTTTCATTGTGAATTACATGTACATGATTTATACGGGGAGTGGAGTGATTTTTTTAGTCGCATTGGCGGAGCTGATGAATTTTAATCTTATAGCTAAAGCAGCCGCAGGTTTTATGGTCATCGGAATTTCGATGGTATTTGCAGGACTCTTTACGATTGCGACCGATCTTAATATGCTCAATATGGTTTGGATGGTACTCACCCCGAATCTTAATGCGGGCATGTGGTTGATGTTGCCACTTTATTGCACGTATATTCCTTTTGTTTTATTTGAAATCTATCTGGTTCTAACGCACAAACGAGAGTGGGCTAAACGTTTGGCATTGCCTATTTTAGTGCTGAGCATTGGGGTTGACTTGATTGAGTATTATATTCAAGCGAAACTTTTTTCCATGAATACGGCACGTCATCTTTGGACAGAATTTCCCTTCTTGACATTTTATTTTATTATCTCTGCTTTTGTCTCATCTTTGGGTATTATGGGAATCATCAGTTTCTTTGCCCATCGCAGTAAAGCAGAATATAAAGCCTTGATGGATCTTATTCGTAGAGCGATGCTATTTTTCGTCTCTCTTTTAGGTATTTATGAGATCTTTGGTTATATGACGGTCGATAAAGATTGGGCATTTTTGATTCTCTTTGGACCTTTTCGTTATCTCTATTTCACAGGGTACATCTTTTTGACATTGGCACTCCCCTTTTTATGTATTGTTAAGGCACGACAGCCTATATTTACATTAGTCGCTTCCATTTCCGTGGTTGTTGGTGGCTTTGTGGGAAGGTACCTTTTTGTCTATGGAGGCAATGCCAATCCCATGTCAAACCGTTTTGGCCTCGGGTATGAGAAATACGATTTTTATGCATTGTCTAAATCATTTAATTATGTCGCACCGCACTTAGGAGAGATTTTTATCGTCGTTGGCTCTGTGGGCGTGGTGATGGTTATTTATAAGCTTTTTGATACGCTTTTTTCTGTGAATGAATTAAGAGAACACCATTAA